From the genome of Nicotiana sylvestris chromosome 2, ASM39365v2, whole genome shotgun sequence, one region includes:
- the LOC104234009 gene encoding cysteine-rich receptor-like protein kinase 10 gives MAIQKWLLFLFFAYISSWSHPSTADFPYTLCGNNNNYTENSAYHNNLNKLLSSLSSNMDKYGFYNASVGQNTDMVSAIVLCRGDVELLEACRTCVNNVVQNLTQLCPNQKEASGGSDECMLHYSNRSILGTKSFSTPYYLWNTGNASKPEEFNQELRKLLENLRDRAANGGPFRKYASGNATGPNFQTIYALVQCTPDLSPQNCFDCLTDAYGDMPNCPCNGKRGGRIIGTRCNFRYESARFFKEVALEAPPPAGNDDKTVPIGKDDGTAPTGKDDKTARTVIIIVVPIVTVVILIVCIYVICMKMRKRKLVDEIQSIHGDDISTAESLQYDFSTIRAATDNFSNANKLGQGGFGPVYKGKLPNGEEVAVKRLSADSGQGDLEFKNEVVLVSRLQHRNLVRLLGFCLDGTERLLVYEFVPNASLDQFLFDPVKRTQLDWERRSKIVGGIARGILYLHEDSRLRIIHRDLKASNVLLDAEMNPKISDFGMARLFTLDETQGNTSRIAGTYGYMAPEYAMHGQFSVKSDVFSFGVLVLEILSGQRNTSFRNGESVEDLLSYAWSNWREGTATNLIDPMLRGSTGLVRDIMRCIHIALLCVQENVADRPTMAAVVLMLSSLSLSLPMPSGPAYYMHTDISPEISLIQEYNSRMSESRELAKSKSISSSRNEASLTELYPR, from the exons ATGGCTATTCAGAAGTGGctactctttcttttttttgcatATATATCTTCGTGGTCTCATCCTAGCACAGCTGATTTCCCATATACTTTATGTGGTAACAATAATAACTACACCGAAAATAGTGCATACCACAATAATCTTAACAAACTCCTCTCTTCCCTTTCCTCAAATATGGATAAATATGGTTTCTATAATGCTTCCGTTGGCCAAAACACCGACATGGTCAGTGCTATTGTGCTATGTAGAGGAGATGTGGAGCTGCTAGAAGCATGTCGCACTTGTGTCAATAATGTTGTTCAAAACCTTACACAGTTATGTCCTAACCAAAAAGAAGCTTCTGGTGGCTCTGATGAATGTATGTTACACTACTCAAATCGATCCATTCTAGGCACTAAGTCATTTTCTACTCCATATTATTTGTGGAATACTGGGAATGCCTCAAAACCCGAGGAATTTAACCAGGAGTTGAGAAAATTATTGGAAAATTTACGAGACCGTGCTGCAAATGGTGGTCCATTTCGAAAATATGCTAGTGGTAATGCGACAGGTCCAAATTTTCAGACTATATATGCGCTAGTGCAGTGCACTCCTGATTTATCTCCTCAGAATTGCTTTGATTGCTTAACCGACGCTTATGGAGATATGCCTAATTGTCCTTGCAATGGCAAGAGGGGTGGCAGAATCATAGGGACTAGGTGCAACTTCCGTTATGAAAGTGCCCGTTTCTTCAAGGAGGTGGCGTTAGAAGCTCCGCCACCTGCAG GGAATGATGATAAAACAGTTCCAATAGGGAAGGATGATGGAACAGCTCCAACAGGGAAAGACGATAAAACAGCACGAACCGTCATCATTATTGTCGTGCCAATTGTTACAGTTGTTATTCTTATTGTTTGTATTTATGTCATCTGTATGAAGATGCGAAAGAGGAAGCTGGTGGACGAAATTCAGA GTATACACGGGGATGATATTAGCACCGCAGAATCCTTGCAATATGATTTTTCTACAATTAGAGCAGCAACAGATAACTTCTCAAATGCTAATAAGTTGGGACAAGGCGGATTTGGTCCTGTGTACAAG GGTAAGCTTCCAAATGGAGAAGAAGTAGCAGTAAAAAGATTGTCAGCAGACTCAGGTCAGGGTGATCTAGAATTCAAAAATGAGGTGGTGTTGGTTTCCAGGCTTCAACATAGGAATTTGGTTAGGCTACTGGGATTTTGCCTAGATGGAACAGAGAGACTTCTTGTCTATGAATTTGTTCCTAATGCAAGTCTTGACCAGTTTTTATTTG ATCCAGTTAAACGTACGCAATTGGATTGGGAAAGACGATCCAAAATCGTAGGAGGCATTGCTAGGGGAATTCTTTATCTTCATGAGGATTCTCGACTTCGGATCATTCATCGTGATCTCAAAGCTAGTAATGTTCTACTAGATGCAGAAATGAATCCTAAAATCTCAGATTTTGGCATGGCAAGGCTATTTACATTGGATGAAACTCAAGGCAACACAAGCAGAATTGCTGGGACCTA TGGATATATGGCACCAGAATATGCAATGCACGGACAATTTTCAGTCAAATCAGATGTTTTTAGCTTTGGAGTACTAGTCCTAGAAATTTTAAGCGGCCAAAGAAACACTAGTTTCAGAAATGGAGAATCTGTGGAAGACCTTCTGAGCTAT GCTTGGTCGAACTGGCGTGAAGGAACAGCTACAAATTTGATAGACCCCATGTTGAGGGGAAGCACGGGACTGGTTCGTGACATAATGAGATGTATTCACATTGCTTTATTGTGCGTTCAAGAAAATGTGGCAGATAGACCAACTATGGCTGCAGTAGTTCTCATGCTCAGTAGCCTCTCTTTGAGTCTTCCAATGCCTTCAGGGCCTGCATATTATATGCACACCGACATTAGCCCAGAGATTTCGCTTAttcaggaatacaattcaagaatGTCAGAATCTAGAGAACTTGCCAAAAGTAAATCTATTTCTTCATCACGAAATGAGGCGTCGTTGACTGAGTTATATCCTCGTTAA